In the Mytilus trossulus isolate FHL-02 chromosome 1, PNRI_Mtr1.1.1.hap1, whole genome shotgun sequence genome, one interval contains:
- the LOC134723402 gene encoding SLIT-ROBO Rho GTPase-activating protein 3-like isoform X5, which yields MSEKKREREISNEFDNQMRDIRNQLNEQLRCLENRLEIQVAMVQEIQEFFRRKAEVELEYSRNLEKLVKSTKLRHRQEKQKREHWSLFSTFTCWQQLLDITKKESRDHGSYGDVCNNQLAHRLGDIIDNSRRIFNRCKNVGDESHEEIMKALTELQSAMKTYHAYQSDSKSAEAKLKTVETQKAKLEQQLAGKNATSNRKLKSFNRQTEKRETKYMDNKKKALKARNDYLLGIESANASINRYFADDCSDLMDCMDFGYHNSVRCSMLVYQSCHKNLAKGHNNACEVVNKCVGDLDAQSDKQRFIELYNSAFMLPKKFEFQPYRGDEVQQVSAQKSVQDDILQRYHAIGDRLRDLRLENDEVWKTLEETEKSLNDKINIKDYDVSTFFLEENHPPKSPHEAAKRRGDRIELEGFYLEKFHRYTLSCNQIARLQAKYSAIQKALGDNLSTNSGSRPPSLPPKPKKRRIGRSQMVGQPKLFGGSLEEYIEATSMDIPLVIRSCVRAINLYGMHHQGIFRISGAQVEINEFKAEFEKGDDPLVDVDPSDINSVAGVLKLYFRELREPLFPLRLFEELICCSQLQEQQRIEKIKELLATLPRCIIIVMRYLFSFLNHLSEYSDENMMDAYNLAICFGPTLLPIPPDRDQVSFQSNVHEVVKTMIVHQEDLFSGDDTGGMMYEKCILEDRDVADDTEGEQSSIHSDEEDEDDDSEIFEAISLYDFDGRTDRELSFKKGRSLLLYNKVSQDWWEGVCEGKEGLIPDKYIHIKHLYGSSSPCLIRPEDKRSLLDEDKMSMSSSTIRSTKSEDSKSMERSQSVPTPKESSPSIASVSSSSSSQTSKSVESKDTSSSSDSVSFSVDVPSPAPAPATTPDDKIESSVQTTETVNTVSLCNSDTTVLEDKKATEKTIAVEKITEELTADIDNALAEVVSGLHMLEMQQINDKRLSLPNVKVNKQSAKHTPDLVLDLPEGSNSSPSGDGSEPDSPTSTADTFAKSNQGTLKKANSMPRTLTGDRFYTPSGQDVLLETSFMSQQPLLSTFHVKSQQGRKSAPESPRPTTESIMSMSVSSISSISSSAVPVPPVSLPTSYSPSTAHTTHQATPPPVAEKPKLPPKVKPPVMKKPNPADPHRKFSLPTSMTPNPDDSQPQS from the exons atatACGCAATCAACTCAACGAACAATTAAGATGTCTCGAGAATCGTCTAGAAATTCAGGTGGCCATGGTACAGGAAATTCAGGAATTTTTCCGACGGAAAGCAGAAGTGGAACTGGAATATTCAAGAAATTTGGAAAAATTAGTGAAAAGTACAAAGTTACGACATcgacaagaaaaacaaaa ACGTGAACATTGGTCCCTGTTCTCCACATTTACATGCTGGCAGCAGCTGTTAGATATTACCAAGAAAGAAAGCCGAGATCATGGTTCCTATGGAGATGTTTGCAATAACCAGTTAGCTCATAGGCTAGGTGACATCATAGACAATTCCAGGAGAATTTTTAATAGA TGTAAAAATGTTGGTGATGAAAGCCATGAAGAAATAATGAAGGCATTAACAGAGTTACAAAGT GCTATGAAAACATATCATGCCTACCAATCAGATAGTAAGTCAGCAGAAGCCAAACTTAAAACTGTAGAAACACAGAAGGCAAAGTTAGAACAACAATTAGCTGGCAAGAACGCTACCAGTAATAGGAAACTTAAGTCATTtaacagacagacagaaaaG aGAGAAACCAAATATATGGATAATAAGAAAAAAGCTTTAAAGGCTAGGAATGATTATTTGTTAGGTATTGAAAGTGCTAATGCGTCCATCAACAGATATTTTGCAGATGATTGCTCTGACCTTATGGAT tgTATGGACTTTGGATACCATAATTCTGTTCGATGTTCAATGTTGGTATATCAGTCATGTCATAAAAATTTAGCCAAGGGACATAACAATGCTTGTGAGGTGGTCAATAAGTGTGTGGGTGACTTAGACGCACAATCTGATAAACAAAGATTTATAGAACTTTACAACTCTGCTTTCATGCTTccaaaaaagtttgaatttcaaccataTCGTGGAGATGAG GTTCAACAAGTTAGTGCTCAGAAATCAGTTCAGGATGATATATTACAACGATACCATGCAATTGGTGATAGGTTACGAGATTTACGTCTGGAAAATGATGAG GTTTGGAAAACTTTGGAAGAGACTGAGAAGTCATTGAATGATAAAATCAACATTAAAGACTATGATGTCTCAACTTTCTTCCTGGAGGAAAACCATCCTCCAAAGTCTCCACATGAAGCTGCCAAAAGAAGGGGGGATAGAATAGAATTAGAGGGGTTTTATTTAGAA aaatttcataGATATACATTAAGTTGCAATCAAATTGCTAGATTACAGGCCAAGTACAGTGCAATACAGAAAGCTCTCGGTGATAACTTGTCTACTAACTCTGG TAGTCGACCACCTTCACTACCCCCTAAGCCAAAAAAGAGAAGAATTGGTCGATCACAGATGGTAGGACAGCCAAAACTATTTGGTGGAAGTCTGGAAGAATATATAGAG GCTACCAGTATGGATATTCCTCTTGTTATTAGAAGTTGTGTTCGGGCAATTAATCTTTATG ggATGCATCATCAAGGCATTTTCCGTATATCTGGTGCTCAAGTAGAAATTAATGAATTTAAAGCGGAATTTGAAAAAG GAGATGATCCTTTGGTAGATGTAGACCCCAGTGACATTAACTCTGTGGCTGGTGTACTCAAGTTATACTTCAGAGAATTACGAGAACCTTTATTTCCTTTACGCCTCTTTGAGGAACTCATATGTTGTAGTC AATTACAAGAACAACAAAGGATAGAAAAGATAAAGGAATTACTAGCTACTCTACCTAGATGTATTATAATTGTTATgagatatttgttttcattcctCAATCA TTTATCAGAATACTCAGATGAAAACATGATGGATGCCTATAACTTGGCTATATGTTTTGGACCAACTCTGTTACCCATCCCACCAGACAGGGACCAGGTGTCATTTCAAAGTAATGTCCATGAAGTTGTAAAGACTATGATAGTCCACCAAGAAGATCTATTCTCTGGTGATGATACTGGGGGAATGATGTATGAGAAATGTATTCTGGAAGACAG gGATGTAGCAGATGATACAGAGGGAGAACAGTCATCTATACATAGTGATGAGGAGGACGAAGATGATG attCAGAGATCTTTGAAGCCATATCATTATATGATTTTGATGGACGTACAGATAGAGAATTGTCATTTAAGAAAGGACGAtctttacttttatataataaagtgtCTCAAGATTGGTGGGAAGGTGTATGTGAGGGGAAAGAAGGTCTCATAcctgataaatatatacatataaaacattt ATATGGATCATCATCTCCATGTTTAATAAG aCCAGAAGACAAAAGATCCTTATTAGATGAAGATAAAATGAGCATGTCTTCTAGTACGATAAGAAGTACTAAATCTGAGGACTCCAAATCAATGGAGAGATCACAAAGTGTTCCTACACCTAAAGAAAGTAGTCCTTCAATAGCTTCTGTTTCATCAAGTTCTTCATCACAAACTTCTAAGTCTGTAGAATCAAAAGATACTTCTTCATCAAGTGATTCAGTGTCATTCTCTGTTGATGTCCCGTCTCCAGCGCCGGCTCCAGCTACGACCCCTGACGACAAGATAGAATCAAGTGTTCAAACCACAGAGACTGTCAACACAGTTTCATTATGTAATAGTGACACAACTGTGCTGGAAGATAAAAAAGCAACGGAAAAAACTATTGCAgtagaaaaaataacagaagAATTGACCGCTGATATAGACAATGCTTTGGCTGAAGTCGTTTCTGGATTACATATGCTGGAGATGCAACAGATTAATGATAAAAGACTGAGTCTACCAAACGTTAAAGTTAACAAACAATCTGCAAAACATACACCTGACTTAGTGCTAGATCTCCCTGAGGGATCAAACTCCTCACCATCTGGTGATGGTAGTGAACCAGACAGTCCTACGAGTACTGCTGATacttttgcaaaatcaaatcaaGGAACTCTAAAGAAGGCTAATTCAATGCCAAGGACTTTAACTGGAGACAGGTTTTATACACCGTCGGGACAAGATGTGTTGCTAGAAACAAGTTTTATGTCTCAGCAACCATTGTTATCCACGTTCCATGTCAAATCTCAACAGGGACGTAAAAGTGCTCCAGAATCGCCAAGACCTACTACTGAATCAATCATGTCAATGAGTGTTTCATCGATATCATCGATATCATCTTCAGCAGTACCAGTTCCCCCTGTATCCCTTCCTACATCTTACTCACCATCTACTGCTCATACAACTCATCAGGCAACTCCACCTCCAGTGGCTGAAAAGCCTAAACTACCACCGAAAGTCAAACCACCTGTCATGAAGAAACCAAATCCAGCAGATCCGCATAGAAAATTTTCACTTCCCACTTCAATGACACCGAACCCTGATGATTCTCAACCTCAGTCATAG
- the LOC134723402 gene encoding SLIT-ROBO Rho GTPase-activating protein 3-like isoform X3, which translates to MKVDKKDREREREIDHEFELNCKDIRNQLNEQLRCLENRLEIQVAMVQEIQEFFRRKAEVELEYSRNLEKLVKSTKLRHRQEKQKREHWSLFSTFTCWQQLLDITKKESRDHGSYGDVCNNQLAHRLGDIIDNSRRIFNRCKNVGDESHEEIMKALTELQSAMKTYHAYQSDSKSAEAKLKTVETQKAKLEQQLAGKNATSNRKLKSFNRQTEKRETKYMDNKKKALKARNDYLLGIESANASINRYFADDCSDLMDCMDFGYHNSVRCSMLVYQSCHKNLAKGHNNACEVVNKCVGDLDAQSDKQRFIELYNSAFMLPKKFEFQPYRGDEVQQVSAQKSVQDDILQRYHAIGDRLRDLRLENDEVWKTLEETEKSLNDKINIKDYDVSTFFLEENHPPKSPHEAAKRRGDRIELEGFYLEKFHRYTLSCNQIARLQAKYSAIQKALGDNLSTNSGSRPPSLPPKPKKRRIGRSQMVGQPKLFGGSLEEYIEATSMDIPLVIRSCVRAINLYGMHHQGIFRISGAQVEINEFKAEFEKGDDPLVDVDPSDINSVAGVLKLYFRELREPLFPLRLFEELICCSQLQEQQRIEKIKELLATLPRCIIIVMRYLFSFLNHLSEYSDENMMDAYNLAICFGPTLLPIPPDRDQVSFQSNVHEVVKTMIVHQEDLFSGDDTGGMMYEKCILEDRDVADDTEGEQSSIHSDEEDEDDDSEIFEAISLYDFDGRTDRELSFKKGRSLLLYNKVSQDWWEGVCEGKEGLIPDKYIHIKHLYGSSSPCLIRPEDKRSLLDEDKMSMSSSTIRSTKSEDSKSMERSQSVPTPKESSPSIASVSSSSSSQTSKSVESKDTSSSSDSVSFSVDVPSPAPAPATTPDDKIESSVQTTETVNTVSLCNSDTTVLEDKKATEKTIAVEKITEELTADIDNALAEVVSGLHMLEMQQINDKRLSLPNVKVNKQSAKHTPDLVLDLPEGSNSSPSGDGSEPDSPTSTADTFAKSNQGTLKKANSMPRTLTGDRFYTPSGQDVLLETSFMSQQPLLSTFHVKSQQGRKSAPESPRPTTESIMSMSVSSISSISSSAVPVPPVSLPTSYSPSTAHTTHQATPPPVAEKPKLPPKVKPPVMKKPNPADPHRKFSLPTSMTPNPDDSQPQS; encoded by the exons atatACGCAATCAACTCAACGAACAATTAAGATGTCTCGAGAATCGTCTAGAAATTCAGGTGGCCATGGTACAGGAAATTCAGGAATTTTTCCGACGGAAAGCAGAAGTGGAACTGGAATATTCAAGAAATTTGGAAAAATTAGTGAAAAGTACAAAGTTACGACATcgacaagaaaaacaaaa ACGTGAACATTGGTCCCTGTTCTCCACATTTACATGCTGGCAGCAGCTGTTAGATATTACCAAGAAAGAAAGCCGAGATCATGGTTCCTATGGAGATGTTTGCAATAACCAGTTAGCTCATAGGCTAGGTGACATCATAGACAATTCCAGGAGAATTTTTAATAGA TGTAAAAATGTTGGTGATGAAAGCCATGAAGAAATAATGAAGGCATTAACAGAGTTACAAAGT GCTATGAAAACATATCATGCCTACCAATCAGATAGTAAGTCAGCAGAAGCCAAACTTAAAACTGTAGAAACACAGAAGGCAAAGTTAGAACAACAATTAGCTGGCAAGAACGCTACCAGTAATAGGAAACTTAAGTCATTtaacagacagacagaaaaG aGAGAAACCAAATATATGGATAATAAGAAAAAAGCTTTAAAGGCTAGGAATGATTATTTGTTAGGTATTGAAAGTGCTAATGCGTCCATCAACAGATATTTTGCAGATGATTGCTCTGACCTTATGGAT tgTATGGACTTTGGATACCATAATTCTGTTCGATGTTCAATGTTGGTATATCAGTCATGTCATAAAAATTTAGCCAAGGGACATAACAATGCTTGTGAGGTGGTCAATAAGTGTGTGGGTGACTTAGACGCACAATCTGATAAACAAAGATTTATAGAACTTTACAACTCTGCTTTCATGCTTccaaaaaagtttgaatttcaaccataTCGTGGAGATGAG GTTCAACAAGTTAGTGCTCAGAAATCAGTTCAGGATGATATATTACAACGATACCATGCAATTGGTGATAGGTTACGAGATTTACGTCTGGAAAATGATGAG GTTTGGAAAACTTTGGAAGAGACTGAGAAGTCATTGAATGATAAAATCAACATTAAAGACTATGATGTCTCAACTTTCTTCCTGGAGGAAAACCATCCTCCAAAGTCTCCACATGAAGCTGCCAAAAGAAGGGGGGATAGAATAGAATTAGAGGGGTTTTATTTAGAA aaatttcataGATATACATTAAGTTGCAATCAAATTGCTAGATTACAGGCCAAGTACAGTGCAATACAGAAAGCTCTCGGTGATAACTTGTCTACTAACTCTGG TAGTCGACCACCTTCACTACCCCCTAAGCCAAAAAAGAGAAGAATTGGTCGATCACAGATGGTAGGACAGCCAAAACTATTTGGTGGAAGTCTGGAAGAATATATAGAG GCTACCAGTATGGATATTCCTCTTGTTATTAGAAGTTGTGTTCGGGCAATTAATCTTTATG ggATGCATCATCAAGGCATTTTCCGTATATCTGGTGCTCAAGTAGAAATTAATGAATTTAAAGCGGAATTTGAAAAAG GAGATGATCCTTTGGTAGATGTAGACCCCAGTGACATTAACTCTGTGGCTGGTGTACTCAAGTTATACTTCAGAGAATTACGAGAACCTTTATTTCCTTTACGCCTCTTTGAGGAACTCATATGTTGTAGTC AATTACAAGAACAACAAAGGATAGAAAAGATAAAGGAATTACTAGCTACTCTACCTAGATGTATTATAATTGTTATgagatatttgttttcattcctCAATCA TTTATCAGAATACTCAGATGAAAACATGATGGATGCCTATAACTTGGCTATATGTTTTGGACCAACTCTGTTACCCATCCCACCAGACAGGGACCAGGTGTCATTTCAAAGTAATGTCCATGAAGTTGTAAAGACTATGATAGTCCACCAAGAAGATCTATTCTCTGGTGATGATACTGGGGGAATGATGTATGAGAAATGTATTCTGGAAGACAG gGATGTAGCAGATGATACAGAGGGAGAACAGTCATCTATACATAGTGATGAGGAGGACGAAGATGATG attCAGAGATCTTTGAAGCCATATCATTATATGATTTTGATGGACGTACAGATAGAGAATTGTCATTTAAGAAAGGACGAtctttacttttatataataaagtgtCTCAAGATTGGTGGGAAGGTGTATGTGAGGGGAAAGAAGGTCTCATAcctgataaatatatacatataaaacattt ATATGGATCATCATCTCCATGTTTAATAAG aCCAGAAGACAAAAGATCCTTATTAGATGAAGATAAAATGAGCATGTCTTCTAGTACGATAAGAAGTACTAAATCTGAGGACTCCAAATCAATGGAGAGATCACAAAGTGTTCCTACACCTAAAGAAAGTAGTCCTTCAATAGCTTCTGTTTCATCAAGTTCTTCATCACAAACTTCTAAGTCTGTAGAATCAAAAGATACTTCTTCATCAAGTGATTCAGTGTCATTCTCTGTTGATGTCCCGTCTCCAGCGCCGGCTCCAGCTACGACCCCTGACGACAAGATAGAATCAAGTGTTCAAACCACAGAGACTGTCAACACAGTTTCATTATGTAATAGTGACACAACTGTGCTGGAAGATAAAAAAGCAACGGAAAAAACTATTGCAgtagaaaaaataacagaagAATTGACCGCTGATATAGACAATGCTTTGGCTGAAGTCGTTTCTGGATTACATATGCTGGAGATGCAACAGATTAATGATAAAAGACTGAGTCTACCAAACGTTAAAGTTAACAAACAATCTGCAAAACATACACCTGACTTAGTGCTAGATCTCCCTGAGGGATCAAACTCCTCACCATCTGGTGATGGTAGTGAACCAGACAGTCCTACGAGTACTGCTGATacttttgcaaaatcaaatcaaGGAACTCTAAAGAAGGCTAATTCAATGCCAAGGACTTTAACTGGAGACAGGTTTTATACACCGTCGGGACAAGATGTGTTGCTAGAAACAAGTTTTATGTCTCAGCAACCATTGTTATCCACGTTCCATGTCAAATCTCAACAGGGACGTAAAAGTGCTCCAGAATCGCCAAGACCTACTACTGAATCAATCATGTCAATGAGTGTTTCATCGATATCATCGATATCATCTTCAGCAGTACCAGTTCCCCCTGTATCCCTTCCTACATCTTACTCACCATCTACTGCTCATACAACTCATCAGGCAACTCCACCTCCAGTGGCTGAAAAGCCTAAACTACCACCGAAAGTCAAACCACCTGTCATGAAGAAACCAAATCCAGCAGATCCGCATAGAAAATTTTCACTTCCCACTTCAATGACACCGAACCCTGATGATTCTCAACCTCAGTCATAG
- the LOC134723402 gene encoding SLIT-ROBO Rho GTPase-activating protein 3-like isoform X2 produces MRTRQRVSLFACYLPAEDVVPVGPRLLDIRNQLNEQLRCLENRLEIQVAMVQEIQEFFRRKAEVELEYSRNLEKLVKSTKLRHRQEKQKREHWSLFSTFTCWQQLLDITKKESRDHGSYGDVCNNQLAHRLGDIIDNSRRIFNRCKNVGDESHEEIMKALTELQSAMKTYHAYQSDSKSAEAKLKTVETQKAKLEQQLAGKNATSNRKLKSFNRQTEKRETKYMDNKKKALKARNDYLLGIESANASINRYFADDCSDLMDCMDFGYHNSVRCSMLVYQSCHKNLAKGHNNACEVVNKCVGDLDAQSDKQRFIELYNSAFMLPKKFEFQPYRGDEVQQVSAQKSVQDDILQRYHAIGDRLRDLRLENDEVWKTLEETEKSLNDKINIKDYDVSTFFLEENHPPKSPHEAAKRRGDRIELEGFYLEKFHRYTLSCNQIARLQAKYSAIQKALGDNLSTNSGSRPPSLPPKPKKRRIGRSQMVGQPKLFGGSLEEYIEATSMDIPLVIRSCVRAINLYGMHHQGIFRISGAQVEINEFKAEFEKGDDPLVDVDPSDINSVAGVLKLYFRELREPLFPLRLFEELICCSQLQEQQRIEKIKELLATLPRCIIIVMRYLFSFLNHLSEYSDENMMDAYNLAICFGPTLLPIPPDRDQVSFQSNVHEVVKTMIVHQEDLFSGDDTGGMMYEKCILEDRDVADDTEGEQSSIHSDEEDEDDDSEIFEAISLYDFDGRTDRELSFKKGRSLLLYNKVSQDWWEGVCEGKEGLIPDKYIHIKHLYGSSSPCLIRPEDKRSLLDEDKMSMSSSTIRSTKSEDSKSMERSQSVPTPKESSPSIASVSSSSSSQTSKSVESKDTSSSSDSVSFSVDVPSPAPAPATTPDDKIESSVQTTETVNTVSLCNSDTTVLEDKKATEKTIAVEKITEELTADIDNALAEVVSGLHMLEMQQINDKRLSLPNVKVNKQSAKHTPDLVLDLPEGSNSSPSGDGSEPDSPTSTADTFAKSNQGTLKKANSMPRTLTGDRFYTPSGQDVLLETSFMSQQPLLSTFHVKSQQGRKSAPESPRPTTESIMSMSVSSISSISSSAVPVPPVSLPTSYSPSTAHTTHQATPPPVAEKPKLPPKVKPPVMKKPNPADPHRKFSLPTSMTPNPDDSQPQS; encoded by the exons atatACGCAATCAACTCAACGAACAATTAAGATGTCTCGAGAATCGTCTAGAAATTCAGGTGGCCATGGTACAGGAAATTCAGGAATTTTTCCGACGGAAAGCAGAAGTGGAACTGGAATATTCAAGAAATTTGGAAAAATTAGTGAAAAGTACAAAGTTACGACATcgacaagaaaaacaaaa ACGTGAACATTGGTCCCTGTTCTCCACATTTACATGCTGGCAGCAGCTGTTAGATATTACCAAGAAAGAAAGCCGAGATCATGGTTCCTATGGAGATGTTTGCAATAACCAGTTAGCTCATAGGCTAGGTGACATCATAGACAATTCCAGGAGAATTTTTAATAGA TGTAAAAATGTTGGTGATGAAAGCCATGAAGAAATAATGAAGGCATTAACAGAGTTACAAAGT GCTATGAAAACATATCATGCCTACCAATCAGATAGTAAGTCAGCAGAAGCCAAACTTAAAACTGTAGAAACACAGAAGGCAAAGTTAGAACAACAATTAGCTGGCAAGAACGCTACCAGTAATAGGAAACTTAAGTCATTtaacagacagacagaaaaG aGAGAAACCAAATATATGGATAATAAGAAAAAAGCTTTAAAGGCTAGGAATGATTATTTGTTAGGTATTGAAAGTGCTAATGCGTCCATCAACAGATATTTTGCAGATGATTGCTCTGACCTTATGGAT tgTATGGACTTTGGATACCATAATTCTGTTCGATGTTCAATGTTGGTATATCAGTCATGTCATAAAAATTTAGCCAAGGGACATAACAATGCTTGTGAGGTGGTCAATAAGTGTGTGGGTGACTTAGACGCACAATCTGATAAACAAAGATTTATAGAACTTTACAACTCTGCTTTCATGCTTccaaaaaagtttgaatttcaaccataTCGTGGAGATGAG GTTCAACAAGTTAGTGCTCAGAAATCAGTTCAGGATGATATATTACAACGATACCATGCAATTGGTGATAGGTTACGAGATTTACGTCTGGAAAATGATGAG GTTTGGAAAACTTTGGAAGAGACTGAGAAGTCATTGAATGATAAAATCAACATTAAAGACTATGATGTCTCAACTTTCTTCCTGGAGGAAAACCATCCTCCAAAGTCTCCACATGAAGCTGCCAAAAGAAGGGGGGATAGAATAGAATTAGAGGGGTTTTATTTAGAA aaatttcataGATATACATTAAGTTGCAATCAAATTGCTAGATTACAGGCCAAGTACAGTGCAATACAGAAAGCTCTCGGTGATAACTTGTCTACTAACTCTGG TAGTCGACCACCTTCACTACCCCCTAAGCCAAAAAAGAGAAGAATTGGTCGATCACAGATGGTAGGACAGCCAAAACTATTTGGTGGAAGTCTGGAAGAATATATAGAG GCTACCAGTATGGATATTCCTCTTGTTATTAGAAGTTGTGTTCGGGCAATTAATCTTTATG ggATGCATCATCAAGGCATTTTCCGTATATCTGGTGCTCAAGTAGAAATTAATGAATTTAAAGCGGAATTTGAAAAAG GAGATGATCCTTTGGTAGATGTAGACCCCAGTGACATTAACTCTGTGGCTGGTGTACTCAAGTTATACTTCAGAGAATTACGAGAACCTTTATTTCCTTTACGCCTCTTTGAGGAACTCATATGTTGTAGTC AATTACAAGAACAACAAAGGATAGAAAAGATAAAGGAATTACTAGCTACTCTACCTAGATGTATTATAATTGTTATgagatatttgttttcattcctCAATCA TTTATCAGAATACTCAGATGAAAACATGATGGATGCCTATAACTTGGCTATATGTTTTGGACCAACTCTGTTACCCATCCCACCAGACAGGGACCAGGTGTCATTTCAAAGTAATGTCCATGAAGTTGTAAAGACTATGATAGTCCACCAAGAAGATCTATTCTCTGGTGATGATACTGGGGGAATGATGTATGAGAAATGTATTCTGGAAGACAG gGATGTAGCAGATGATACAGAGGGAGAACAGTCATCTATACATAGTGATGAGGAGGACGAAGATGATG attCAGAGATCTTTGAAGCCATATCATTATATGATTTTGATGGACGTACAGATAGAGAATTGTCATTTAAGAAAGGACGAtctttacttttatataataaagtgtCTCAAGATTGGTGGGAAGGTGTATGTGAGGGGAAAGAAGGTCTCATAcctgataaatatatacatataaaacattt ATATGGATCATCATCTCCATGTTTAATAAG aCCAGAAGACAAAAGATCCTTATTAGATGAAGATAAAATGAGCATGTCTTCTAGTACGATAAGAAGTACTAAATCTGAGGACTCCAAATCAATGGAGAGATCACAAAGTGTTCCTACACCTAAAGAAAGTAGTCCTTCAATAGCTTCTGTTTCATCAAGTTCTTCATCACAAACTTCTAAGTCTGTAGAATCAAAAGATACTTCTTCATCAAGTGATTCAGTGTCATTCTCTGTTGATGTCCCGTCTCCAGCGCCGGCTCCAGCTACGACCCCTGACGACAAGATAGAATCAAGTGTTCAAACCACAGAGACTGTCAACACAGTTTCATTATGTAATAGTGACACAACTGTGCTGGAAGATAAAAAAGCAACGGAAAAAACTATTGCAgtagaaaaaataacagaagAATTGACCGCTGATATAGACAATGCTTTGGCTGAAGTCGTTTCTGGATTACATATGCTGGAGATGCAACAGATTAATGATAAAAGACTGAGTCTACCAAACGTTAAAGTTAACAAACAATCTGCAAAACATACACCTGACTTAGTGCTAGATCTCCCTGAGGGATCAAACTCCTCACCATCTGGTGATGGTAGTGAACCAGACAGTCCTACGAGTACTGCTGATacttttgcaaaatcaaatcaaGGAACTCTAAAGAAGGCTAATTCAATGCCAAGGACTTTAACTGGAGACAGGTTTTATACACCGTCGGGACAAGATGTGTTGCTAGAAACAAGTTTTATGTCTCAGCAACCATTGTTATCCACGTTCCATGTCAAATCTCAACAGGGACGTAAAAGTGCTCCAGAATCGCCAAGACCTACTACTGAATCAATCATGTCAATGAGTGTTTCATCGATATCATCGATATCATCTTCAGCAGTACCAGTTCCCCCTGTATCCCTTCCTACATCTTACTCACCATCTACTGCTCATACAACTCATCAGGCAACTCCACCTCCAGTGGCTGAAAAGCCTAAACTACCACCGAAAGTCAAACCACCTGTCATGAAGAAACCAAATCCAGCAGATCCGCATAGAAAATTTTCACTTCCCACTTCAATGACACCGAACCCTGATGATTCTCAACCTCAGTCATAG